One window of the Labeo rohita strain BAU-BD-2019 chromosome 9, IGBB_LRoh.1.0, whole genome shotgun sequence genome contains the following:
- the ankzf1 gene encoding ankyrin repeat and zinc finger domain-containing protein 1 isoform X1 translates to MASPEQRCVFSLCADESVTAGLREVSGLLGHPEPPLPSAAASSEDVGSKKTISVGEVSDRMFCSACQCPFESREEQMEHYKLDWHRFNLRKRLEGRSAVTVEEFEKKTGAGDISSISGSDSDSEDEDLRDEVGPEETDRALDTDQSACRLSTKVVFQNTQGQYLSLYRCVLQSKKDNEEDLVSSLLKMSNNTIWVILMTGGGHFAGAVFKGKEIVQHKTFHRYTVRAKRGTAQGLRDSQNRSHMPKSAGAALRRYNEAALHKDIHDLLESWAEYLKEASAIFLRAPSYNKSIFFGGREAPLDKKDQRVRVLPFATRRATFREIQRVFDLLSTIHVCEKDTEISNIFSPSKKVWKKKTPKPVSHPVPNTSVPTEGEGVKEESSEEEDSGMLETVEVTLGTLDLREHEVQLNKKKRRKRKEKREDSSNREITEEKADDELLEEGEQEGEDDSKEMQRKSKGRRKPKGKKRQPEEDEVDDSWEYSLRDALYTACKTGDIQTLCTLLQLPEDQEEDKDTGERNTKENPTSRVLCLLNKPIDSAGFTLLHVASAAGQKSVIRLLMDEGSDPANKDKKGQTPYVVAPEKDTRNTFRKYMAEHPHKYDYTKAQVPGPLTEEIESKKAEKKKAQKAARKQREKEQKEENLKKQQEEEEKKRFIALSDREKRALAAERRLAEHMAKTGVALTTIRRCFQCGESLLGKIPFEYLDYSFCTPRCVQAHRKANAAARP, encoded by the exons ATGGCATCGCCGGAGCAGCGGTGTGTGTTTTCGCTGTGTGCGGATGAGTCGGTGACCGCCGGGCTGAGAGAGGTGTCTGGACTGCTGGGTCATCCCGAACCTCCCCTGCCCTCTGCTGCTGCCTCCAGTGAGG ATGTTGGCTCAAAGAAGACTATATCTGTTGGTGAAGTGTCAGACAGGATGTTCTGTTCGGCCTGTCAGTGTCCTTTTGAGAGTCGAGAGGAGCAG ATGGAGCACTACAAACTCGACTGGCACCGCTTTAACCTCAGAAAGCGGCTGGAAGGAAGATCAGCGGTCACAGTGGAGGAGTTTGAGAAGAAGACTGGTGCAG GTGATATTTCAAGCATTTCGGGTTCAGATTCAGACAGTGAGGATGAGGATCTTAGAGATGAAGTGGGCCCTGAAGAGACAGACCGTGCTCTGGACACAGATCAGTCTGCATGTCGACTTTCTACCAAAGTAGTCTTTCAAAACACGCAGGGACAGTACCTGTCATTGTACCGCTGTGTTCTGCAAAGCAAGAAA GACAATGAAGAAGACTTGGTTTCCTCTTTACTGAAGATGTCAAACAACACTATTTGGGTCATTTTGATGACTGGTGGTGGACACTTTGCTGGAGCAGTTTTTAAGGG AAAAGAGATTGTGCAGCATAAGACGTTTCATCGATACACTGTGAGAGCGAAGCGGGGGACCGCACAGGGACTGAGAGACTCTCAGAATCGCAGCCACATGCCTAAATCTGCAGGGGCGGCCCTCAGACGTTACAACGAGGCAGCACTGCACAAG GATATTCATGATCTTCTGGAAAGCTGGGCTGAGTATTTGAAGGAGGCAAGTGCAATCTTCCTCAGAGCACCGAGTTACAATAAGAGCATATTTTTTGGAGGTCGTGAAGCACCCCTGGACAAAAAAGATCAGAGAGTTCGTGTACTTCCCTTTGCCACCCGTAGAGCAACATTTAGAGAAATACAGCGAGTTTTTGATCTTCTCTCAACTATACATGTTTGTG AAAAGGACACTGAAATCTCCAATATTTTTAGTCCTTCGAAGAAAGTGTGGAAGAAGAAGACTCCTAAACCTGTTAGTCATCCAGTCCCAAATACCAGTG TGCCTACAGAGGGAGAAGGAGTTAAAGAAGAAAGTTCAGAGGAGGAAGACTCGGGAATGCTGGAGACGGTGGAGGTGACACTGGGAACTCTGGATCTCAGAGAACATGAGGTCCAGCTTAATAAGAAGAAAAGGAGGAAACGAAAAGAGAAGAGAGaag ACTCGAGCAACCGAGAAATAACTGAAGAAAAGGCAGATGATGAACTCCTGGAAGAAGGTGAACAGGAAGGTGAAGATGACTCTAAAGAGATGCAGAGAAAGTCAAAGGGCAGGAGGAAACCGAAAGGCAAAAAACGTCAGCCAGAAGAAG ATGAAGTGGATGATTCTTGGGAATATAGTTTGAGGGACGCTCTCTACACCGCCTGTAAAACTGGGGACATCCAAACATTATGCACCCTCCTGCAACTACCAGAGGACCAGGAAGAGGATAAGGACACAGGAGAGAGAAACACCAAAGAAAATCCTACCTCAAGGGTTTTATGTCTTCTCAACAAGCCTATAGACTCAGCAGGCTTTACTTTACTGCATGTGGCATCAGCAGCCGGACAAAAATCAGTTATCAGACTGTTAATGGATGAAGGGAGTGATCCAGCTAACAA GGATAAGAAAGGACAGACTCCATATGTTGTTGCTCCTGAAAAAGATACCCGCAACACATTCAGAAAATACATGGCCGAACACCCTCATAAATATGACTACACTAAAGCACAG GTGCCTGGACCATTGACTGAAGAAATCGAGTCCAAAAAGGCAGAGAAGAAAAAAGCCCAAAAAGCAGCAcgaaaacagagagagaaagagcaaaAAGAGGAGAACCTGAAGAAGCAGcaagaagaggaagaaaagaAGAGGTTCATAGCTCTTAGTGACAGAGAGAAG CGAGCTCTGGCTGCAGAGAGGAGATTGGCTGAGCATATGGCCAAAACTGGAGTAGCACTCACCACCATCAG gagatGCTTTCAGTGTGGAGAGTCGTTACTGGGGAAGATTCCTTTTGAATATCTGGACTACTCTTTTTGTACACCTCGCTGCGTCCAAGCCCACCGTAAAGCAAATGCTGCCGCCCGGCCCTGA
- the ankzf1 gene encoding ankyrin repeat and zinc finger domain-containing protein 1 isoform X2 produces MASPEQRCVFSLCADESVTAGLREVSGLLGHPEPPLPSAAASSEDVGSKKTISVGEVSDRMFCSACQCPFESREEQMEHYKLDWHRFNLRKRLEGRSAVTVEEFEKKTGAGDISSISGSDSDSEDEDLRDEVGPEETDRALDTDQSACRLSTKVVFQNTQGQYLSLYRCVLQSKKDNEEDLVSSLLKMSNNTIWVILMTGGGHFAGAVFKGKEIVQHKTFHRYTVRAKRGTAQGLRDSQNRSHMPKSAGAALRRYNEAALHKDIHDLLESWAEYLKEASAIFLRAPSYNKSIFFGGREAPLDKKDQRVRVLPFATRRATFREIQRVFDLLSTIHVCEKDTEISNIFSPSKKVWKKKTPKPVSHPVPNTSEGEGVKEESSEEEDSGMLETVEVTLGTLDLREHEVQLNKKKRRKRKEKREDSSNREITEEKADDELLEEGEQEGEDDSKEMQRKSKGRRKPKGKKRQPEEDEVDDSWEYSLRDALYTACKTGDIQTLCTLLQLPEDQEEDKDTGERNTKENPTSRVLCLLNKPIDSAGFTLLHVASAAGQKSVIRLLMDEGSDPANKDKKGQTPYVVAPEKDTRNTFRKYMAEHPHKYDYTKAQVPGPLTEEIESKKAEKKKAQKAARKQREKEQKEENLKKQQEEEEKKRFIALSDREKRALAAERRLAEHMAKTGVALTTIRRCFQCGESLLGKIPFEYLDYSFCTPRCVQAHRKANAAARP; encoded by the exons ATGGCATCGCCGGAGCAGCGGTGTGTGTTTTCGCTGTGTGCGGATGAGTCGGTGACCGCCGGGCTGAGAGAGGTGTCTGGACTGCTGGGTCATCCCGAACCTCCCCTGCCCTCTGCTGCTGCCTCCAGTGAGG ATGTTGGCTCAAAGAAGACTATATCTGTTGGTGAAGTGTCAGACAGGATGTTCTGTTCGGCCTGTCAGTGTCCTTTTGAGAGTCGAGAGGAGCAG ATGGAGCACTACAAACTCGACTGGCACCGCTTTAACCTCAGAAAGCGGCTGGAAGGAAGATCAGCGGTCACAGTGGAGGAGTTTGAGAAGAAGACTGGTGCAG GTGATATTTCAAGCATTTCGGGTTCAGATTCAGACAGTGAGGATGAGGATCTTAGAGATGAAGTGGGCCCTGAAGAGACAGACCGTGCTCTGGACACAGATCAGTCTGCATGTCGACTTTCTACCAAAGTAGTCTTTCAAAACACGCAGGGACAGTACCTGTCATTGTACCGCTGTGTTCTGCAAAGCAAGAAA GACAATGAAGAAGACTTGGTTTCCTCTTTACTGAAGATGTCAAACAACACTATTTGGGTCATTTTGATGACTGGTGGTGGACACTTTGCTGGAGCAGTTTTTAAGGG AAAAGAGATTGTGCAGCATAAGACGTTTCATCGATACACTGTGAGAGCGAAGCGGGGGACCGCACAGGGACTGAGAGACTCTCAGAATCGCAGCCACATGCCTAAATCTGCAGGGGCGGCCCTCAGACGTTACAACGAGGCAGCACTGCACAAG GATATTCATGATCTTCTGGAAAGCTGGGCTGAGTATTTGAAGGAGGCAAGTGCAATCTTCCTCAGAGCACCGAGTTACAATAAGAGCATATTTTTTGGAGGTCGTGAAGCACCCCTGGACAAAAAAGATCAGAGAGTTCGTGTACTTCCCTTTGCCACCCGTAGAGCAACATTTAGAGAAATACAGCGAGTTTTTGATCTTCTCTCAACTATACATGTTTGTG AAAAGGACACTGAAATCTCCAATATTTTTAGTCCTTCGAAGAAAGTGTGGAAGAAGAAGACTCCTAAACCTGTTAGTCATCCAGTCCCAAATACCAGTG AGGGAGAAGGAGTTAAAGAAGAAAGTTCAGAGGAGGAAGACTCGGGAATGCTGGAGACGGTGGAGGTGACACTGGGAACTCTGGATCTCAGAGAACATGAGGTCCAGCTTAATAAGAAGAAAAGGAGGAAACGAAAAGAGAAGAGAGaag ACTCGAGCAACCGAGAAATAACTGAAGAAAAGGCAGATGATGAACTCCTGGAAGAAGGTGAACAGGAAGGTGAAGATGACTCTAAAGAGATGCAGAGAAAGTCAAAGGGCAGGAGGAAACCGAAAGGCAAAAAACGTCAGCCAGAAGAAG ATGAAGTGGATGATTCTTGGGAATATAGTTTGAGGGACGCTCTCTACACCGCCTGTAAAACTGGGGACATCCAAACATTATGCACCCTCCTGCAACTACCAGAGGACCAGGAAGAGGATAAGGACACAGGAGAGAGAAACACCAAAGAAAATCCTACCTCAAGGGTTTTATGTCTTCTCAACAAGCCTATAGACTCAGCAGGCTTTACTTTACTGCATGTGGCATCAGCAGCCGGACAAAAATCAGTTATCAGACTGTTAATGGATGAAGGGAGTGATCCAGCTAACAA GGATAAGAAAGGACAGACTCCATATGTTGTTGCTCCTGAAAAAGATACCCGCAACACATTCAGAAAATACATGGCCGAACACCCTCATAAATATGACTACACTAAAGCACAG GTGCCTGGACCATTGACTGAAGAAATCGAGTCCAAAAAGGCAGAGAAGAAAAAAGCCCAAAAAGCAGCAcgaaaacagagagagaaagagcaaaAAGAGGAGAACCTGAAGAAGCAGcaagaagaggaagaaaagaAGAGGTTCATAGCTCTTAGTGACAGAGAGAAG CGAGCTCTGGCTGCAGAGAGGAGATTGGCTGAGCATATGGCCAAAACTGGAGTAGCACTCACCACCATCAG gagatGCTTTCAGTGTGGAGAGTCGTTACTGGGGAAGATTCCTTTTGAATATCTGGACTACTCTTTTTGTACACCTCGCTGCGTCCAAGCCCACCGTAAAGCAAATGCTGCCGCCCGGCCCTGA
- the ankzf1 gene encoding ankyrin repeat and zinc finger domain-containing protein 1 isoform X3, with the protein MEHYKLDWHRFNLRKRLEGRSAVTVEEFEKKTGAGDISSISGSDSDSEDEDLRDEVGPEETDRALDTDQSACRLSTKVVFQNTQGQYLSLYRCVLQSKKDNEEDLVSSLLKMSNNTIWVILMTGGGHFAGAVFKGKEIVQHKTFHRYTVRAKRGTAQGLRDSQNRSHMPKSAGAALRRYNEAALHKDIHDLLESWAEYLKEASAIFLRAPSYNKSIFFGGREAPLDKKDQRVRVLPFATRRATFREIQRVFDLLSTIHVCEKDTEISNIFSPSKKVWKKKTPKPVSHPVPNTSVPTEGEGVKEESSEEEDSGMLETVEVTLGTLDLREHEVQLNKKKRRKRKEKREDSSNREITEEKADDELLEEGEQEGEDDSKEMQRKSKGRRKPKGKKRQPEEDEVDDSWEYSLRDALYTACKTGDIQTLCTLLQLPEDQEEDKDTGERNTKENPTSRVLCLLNKPIDSAGFTLLHVASAAGQKSVIRLLMDEGSDPANKDKKGQTPYVVAPEKDTRNTFRKYMAEHPHKYDYTKAQVPGPLTEEIESKKAEKKKAQKAARKQREKEQKEENLKKQQEEEEKKRFIALSDREKRALAAERRLAEHMAKTGVALTTIRRCFQCGESLLGKIPFEYLDYSFCTPRCVQAHRKANAAARP; encoded by the exons ATGGAGCACTACAAACTCGACTGGCACCGCTTTAACCTCAGAAAGCGGCTGGAAGGAAGATCAGCGGTCACAGTGGAGGAGTTTGAGAAGAAGACTGGTGCAG GTGATATTTCAAGCATTTCGGGTTCAGATTCAGACAGTGAGGATGAGGATCTTAGAGATGAAGTGGGCCCTGAAGAGACAGACCGTGCTCTGGACACAGATCAGTCTGCATGTCGACTTTCTACCAAAGTAGTCTTTCAAAACACGCAGGGACAGTACCTGTCATTGTACCGCTGTGTTCTGCAAAGCAAGAAA GACAATGAAGAAGACTTGGTTTCCTCTTTACTGAAGATGTCAAACAACACTATTTGGGTCATTTTGATGACTGGTGGTGGACACTTTGCTGGAGCAGTTTTTAAGGG AAAAGAGATTGTGCAGCATAAGACGTTTCATCGATACACTGTGAGAGCGAAGCGGGGGACCGCACAGGGACTGAGAGACTCTCAGAATCGCAGCCACATGCCTAAATCTGCAGGGGCGGCCCTCAGACGTTACAACGAGGCAGCACTGCACAAG GATATTCATGATCTTCTGGAAAGCTGGGCTGAGTATTTGAAGGAGGCAAGTGCAATCTTCCTCAGAGCACCGAGTTACAATAAGAGCATATTTTTTGGAGGTCGTGAAGCACCCCTGGACAAAAAAGATCAGAGAGTTCGTGTACTTCCCTTTGCCACCCGTAGAGCAACATTTAGAGAAATACAGCGAGTTTTTGATCTTCTCTCAACTATACATGTTTGTG AAAAGGACACTGAAATCTCCAATATTTTTAGTCCTTCGAAGAAAGTGTGGAAGAAGAAGACTCCTAAACCTGTTAGTCATCCAGTCCCAAATACCAGTG TGCCTACAGAGGGAGAAGGAGTTAAAGAAGAAAGTTCAGAGGAGGAAGACTCGGGAATGCTGGAGACGGTGGAGGTGACACTGGGAACTCTGGATCTCAGAGAACATGAGGTCCAGCTTAATAAGAAGAAAAGGAGGAAACGAAAAGAGAAGAGAGaag ACTCGAGCAACCGAGAAATAACTGAAGAAAAGGCAGATGATGAACTCCTGGAAGAAGGTGAACAGGAAGGTGAAGATGACTCTAAAGAGATGCAGAGAAAGTCAAAGGGCAGGAGGAAACCGAAAGGCAAAAAACGTCAGCCAGAAGAAG ATGAAGTGGATGATTCTTGGGAATATAGTTTGAGGGACGCTCTCTACACCGCCTGTAAAACTGGGGACATCCAAACATTATGCACCCTCCTGCAACTACCAGAGGACCAGGAAGAGGATAAGGACACAGGAGAGAGAAACACCAAAGAAAATCCTACCTCAAGGGTTTTATGTCTTCTCAACAAGCCTATAGACTCAGCAGGCTTTACTTTACTGCATGTGGCATCAGCAGCCGGACAAAAATCAGTTATCAGACTGTTAATGGATGAAGGGAGTGATCCAGCTAACAA GGATAAGAAAGGACAGACTCCATATGTTGTTGCTCCTGAAAAAGATACCCGCAACACATTCAGAAAATACATGGCCGAACACCCTCATAAATATGACTACACTAAAGCACAG GTGCCTGGACCATTGACTGAAGAAATCGAGTCCAAAAAGGCAGAGAAGAAAAAAGCCCAAAAAGCAGCAcgaaaacagagagagaaagagcaaaAAGAGGAGAACCTGAAGAAGCAGcaagaagaggaagaaaagaAGAGGTTCATAGCTCTTAGTGACAGAGAGAAG CGAGCTCTGGCTGCAGAGAGGAGATTGGCTGAGCATATGGCCAAAACTGGAGTAGCACTCACCACCATCAG gagatGCTTTCAGTGTGGAGAGTCGTTACTGGGGAAGATTCCTTTTGAATATCTGGACTACTCTTTTTGTACACCTCGCTGCGTCCAAGCCCACCGTAAAGCAAATGCTGCCGCCCGGCCCTGA
- the glb1l gene encoding beta-galactosidase-1-like protein gives MKSQITFVLLSLCLLPEFVLADSRSFSIDYKNNCFRKDGEPFQYISGSIHYSRIPREYWKDRLLKMYMTGLNAIQVYVPWNFHETVQGVYNFAGDRDLEYFLNLANQTGLLVILRPGPYICAEWEMGGLPAWLLQKPNIILRSADTEYLKAASDWLAMLLTKMKRWLYQNGGNIISVQVENEYGSYFACDYNYMRHLYTLFRLFLGEDVILFTTDGNTDKEMICGTLEGLYATIDFGTDTNITAAFIRQRKVEPKGPLVNSEFYTGWLDHWGDKHASVDTVKVSKMLGEMLSMGASVNMYMFEGGTNFGYWNGADHDTRFRSVVTSYDYDAPLSEAGDPTDKLLAIRDVIKNFRDIPVGPMPPATPKFAYGFVTLQKVGNISSLLDTLSPQGPVRSQYPLTFEEVKQYYGFMLYRTTLPRNVPEPTPLISPLNGIHDRAYVSVNGVYQGFMERDTALVINITGQQGDQLDILVENMGRVNFGSYINDNKGLLGNLILGNDVLTDWSIYPLDIDTAVANGWLQAAHSGSAMEAGDGPTIYSGTLKPPGLAWDTFVKLNGWTKGQVWVNGVNLGRYWPQRGPQQTLYVPGPFLNATLPNNITVLELERAPSHRRILFMDRPQLNNTGQKT, from the exons ATGAAGTCACAGATTACTTTCGTTTTATTAAGTCTGTGCTTGTTGCCAGAATTTGTGTTG GCCGATTCACGCTCATTTTCCATCGACTACAAAAACAACTGCTTCCGAAAGGATGGAGAACCATTTCAGTACATCTCAGGAAGCATCCACTACTCCCGCATCCCTCGGGAATATTGGAAGGACAGGTTGCTTAAGATGTACATGACTGGACTCAATGCTATTCAGGT GTATGTGCCATGGAACTTCCATGAGACTGTGCAGGGGGTGTACAACTTTGCAGGTGACAGAGATCTTGAGTACTTCTTGAACCTGGCCAACCAGACGGGGCTGTTGGTCATCCTGCGACCAGGGCCGTACATCTGTGCAGAATGGGAAATG GGTGGTTTGCCTGCCTGGCTGTTGCAAAAGCCAAACATTATCCTTCGTTCAGCTGACACAG AGTATTTGAAGGCGGCAAGTGACTGGTTGGCCATGCTTCTCACTAAGATGAAACGGTGGCTTTATCAGAATGGAGGAAATATTATCAGTGTGCAG GTGGAGAATGAATATGGCAGCTACTTCGCCTGTGATTACAACTACATGCGGCATCTTTACACTCTGTTCCGTTTGTTCCTCGGGGAGGACGTCATTCTCTTCACTACAGATGGAAACACGGATAAAGAGATGATCTGTGGCACTCTTGAGGGCCTGTATGCCACTATAGACTTTGGCACAG ACACCAACATCACTGCAGCCTTCATCCGACAAAGGAAGGTTGAGCCTAAAGGCCCATTG GTAAATTCTGAGTTCTACACAGGCTGGTTGGATCACTGGGGTGACAAACATGCTTCTGTGGACACTGTCAAAGTGAGCAAAATGCTGGGAGAGATGTTGTCCATGGGTGCCAGTGTGAACAT GTACATGTTTGAGGGAGGAACAAACTTTGGTTACTGGAATG GAGCAGATCATGATACCAGGTTTCGGTCTGTGGTGACAAGTTATGATTACGATGCACCTTTATCAGAAGCAGGAGACCCTACTGACAAACTACTTGCCATCAGAGATGTCATTAAGAAT tttcGGGATATTCCAGTTGGTCCCATGCCACCAGCCACCCCGAAGTTTGCTTATGGCTTTGTTACACTGCAGAAG GTTGGCAACATTAGCAGCTTGTTGGACACATTGTCACCTCAAGGTCCAGTAAGATCTCAATATCCTTTGACGTTTGAGGAGGTTAAACAG TACTATGGCTTCATGCTTTACCGAACGACACTGCCACGGAATGTTCCCGAGCCGACCCCTCTCATCTCGCCCCTCAATGGCATCCATGATCGTGCATACGTCTCTGTGAATGGG GTGTACCAGGGGTTTATGGAGAGAGACACTGCACTGGTGATAAACATTACAGGACAACAAGGAGATCAATTGGACATACTCGTGGAGAACATGGGCAGGGTTAATTTTGGCAGTTATATCAATGATAATAAG GGTCTCTTGGGTAACCTGATTTTGGGCAATGACGTGCTCACTGATTGGTCAATCTACCCGTTGGACATTGACACTGCAGTAGCCAATGGCTGGCTGCAGGCAGCTCACTCAGGCTCAGCGATGGAAGCAGGAGACGGACCAACGATCTACTCGGGAACCTTGAAGCCCCCAGGCCTTGCATGGGACACTTTTGTAAAACTTAATGGATGGACTAAA GGTCAGGTGTGGGTAAATGGGGTGAACTTGGGAAGGTATTGGCCCCAGAGGGGCCCCCAACAGACGCTGTATGTCCCCGGACCTTTTCTTAATGCCACTCTGCCAAACAACATCACAGTCCTGGAGCTGGAAAGAGCTCCATCACACAGAAGAATCCTGTTTATGGACCGGCCTCAACTGAACAACACTGGACAGAAGACATGA